In Pseudomonadota bacterium, the DNA window CAGCCGCAAACAGCGGCGACCGGATGTGAGGTTCCACGGCATCGACGCCGTGGCTGACAACAGGCTCGCTCCAGGATCTAAAAGACGGAGAGCCAAATGACCCCTTGACGACAACACCCTCATGTGAGCCCGCGCATGACGGCTTAAAATTATGCTGGCGACTGCAATTGCGTCGCCTCGATGCGCAAAACGTTTGACCGGACAGCGGTGGGACCCGCCCGGCCATGACGACGAAATTGGTCCTCACCTGGGCGGCAGATTGATGCCGAGCGCGCGCCAGGCCGGGGGCTGCCGGTCGGTCTGGGCGAAATGTTCGAGCTGGGTCAGATGCGTGTTGTGGATCTCGAGCCGGAGGGCTGCTTCCGGGTCGAGCCGGAGGGCATGGGCGACGGCGGCGCGGATGGTGCCGCCATGGGTGACGGCGACGATGTCGCGACCGGCATGGGTCACATTCAGGCGCTCGATCGCCATCGCGACCCGGCCCATCACATGCTCGAAGCTCTCCCCGCCGGGCGGCACGGTTGCCGCCGGCGCCAGCCAGAATCGGTGGTATCCCGATTCCGGACTCGCTCTCAGCTCCTCATAGGTGCGGCCCTGCCAATTGCCGAAATGCTGCTCGATCAGATCCTTCTCGACGATCGGCTCGGGCACCGGGAAGCCGGCTTCGGCGATGGCGCGGGCGGTATCATGGGTGCGCCTGAGCGGCGAGACGATCCATACGGATTTCCGCGGCAGCAGCTTCGCCAGCGCTTCGAAGTGCTCGCGCTTGCCGCAATCCGCCGGAAAATCCGTCTGGCCGTAGCAGCGGCCCTCATTGGCGGTGACCGGAGCATGGCGGATCCACCACCAGCGGGTGACACGGCTCATGATAGGGCCGCCGC includes these proteins:
- a CDS encoding histidine phosphatase family protein, encoding MSRVTRWWWIRHAPVTANEGRCYGQTDFPADCGKREHFEALAKLLPRKSVWIVSPLRRTHDTARAIAEAGFPVPEPIVEKDLIEQHFGNWQGRTYEELRASPESGYHRFWLAPAATVPPGGESFEHVMGRVAMAIERLNVTHAGRDIVAVTHGGTIRAAVAHALRLDPEAALRLEIHNTHLTQLEHFAQTDRQPPAWRALGINLPPR